A stretch of DNA from Penaeus monodon isolate SGIC_2016 chromosome 20, NSTDA_Pmon_1, whole genome shotgun sequence:
NNNNNNNNNNNNNNNNNNNNNNNNNNNNNNNNNNNNNNNNNNNNNNNNNNNNNNNNNNNNNNNNNNNNNNNNNNNNNNNNNNNNNNNNNNNNNNNNNNNNNNNNNNNNNNNNNNNNNNNNNNNNNNNNNNNNNNNNNNNNNNNNNNNNNNNNNNNNNNNNNNNNNNNNNNNNNNNNNNNNNNNNNNNNNNNNNNNNNNNNNNNNNNNNNNNNNNNNNNNNNNNNNNNNNNNNNNNNNNNNNNNNNNNNNNNNNNNNNNNNNNNNNNNNNNNNNNNNNNNNNNNNNNNNNNNNNNNNNNNNNNNNNNNNNNNNNNNNACTCTTAAACATTTTGATGGATTTGCAACATGATTTTATTCATTACAAAATAGTTTggatttataaattaaaaacagcACAAACACAAGTACGAAATGCTTATTGGACAGTGTTAATAACATACTGTTCAAAACATTTTATCCATATAATTATGGAGATTAGTGATGCTACATCTTCTGTTTGCCTATCCATATTCAACATAACAGCCAGAATATTAtggacacaaaatacaaaaaagatgaTCCACATCAACAAGTATAAGCATAGGTACAAGATTTTGTTTTCTGTAATtgactttatacaaaaaaaatcaattaccagaaaaagaaaatattcaattCTCCCATTTCACATTCTGCTTTCTTGTAACCTGTCTACACTTCACTTAAAATTTACATTtccaaataaatgaatgattccTGAGCTGAGGATTCTGTACACCAAAACTAccttaataactttaaaaaaaaaatcaaattaagttTTTTCCATATCTTACTCAAAGTTCTTATCCTTGAGAACCAAGTTAAATAAATGACTTTTGCTTTGAACTGCAATTTTTGCTACTTTTAAGTGTTCAACATATGTGTAGTTTAATGCACAATATCCTATATTCAGCTTTGTAGATCTTCAGTACTTGATGGCTGACTGAAATGCATCTAAACTGACACATTCTACAATTCACTTTTGTCAAGTTGCATCATAATGCATTTTGTAGCATGGTCATCAATACTTCTACACATTACTCTTGCATCGCTCTAATTTTCAGGTACATATCCTTATGAAAACGTAAAGATAAATGTAATTATCTGTGCTGCAATTTTGAGGAAAGTCACACATTTCAGTGTATACAAAACTGACTAATTCAAAAGGCTTGCACCATCATCCAGTTATCTCATTACAAGTCCATTTAACATGATGTTaaacagatgataaaaaaaaaaaaatttgttattttgctTCATGACAATGTTTcatgacaatataaaaaaataacagaaattacaCAAACTAATACATAAGAGTggggattagaaaaaaagaaaagaaataaactgcCTCTAATGGCAGATATAAGCAGAAATCTGTATATTCAGAAGCCAAGGCAGGTCCTCTGAAGTGTTTTGTTGTTTATCGAAGTTGCTTCATTGACACATGAAACTTCACCAATACATGTAATAGTGTGTCCTCTGCAACAATAAGTCACATCCCACTCATAGCACTTACTCATGAAAAGCTATTGCTATTTCAGTGCTGGTGAGACTGCTTCCTCTATCCCACATTGTGAGAAATAGTGGCAACGGTTGGGAAAGATTAGGGTAGTTTATCGCAAAAATATCTCTAAAAGGAAAAGGCTTACATTACTATGAATGTAAGAAATATGAGCTAGTAGACTTAAGAAAGGGCTGTAGAAAAATCATAATACAAAATGAAAGTATTAAATGCAGTCTATAAACATGCTATCAGTTACTATGGATATAAAAAGCTTTGCTTAAGAAAAAGGTTTAGAGTTGAtgaagtgtataaaaaaaaaatcagaaaatgacATTTTTAAACTTCCAAATACTACAACAGACTTCATATATCACATTATCTATAATATGCCAATGAAGATAAAAGTATTTGGATCATTTCAACAAATCTAACTGTTAACAAAAAACTGATCACCTGAGATGAATCTGATACAGTCCACCTGAGCTTTCTCCAGGTATGTGAATTACTTTATATGtcggataaaaatgataaatgctaCCCTTTTCAATAAACCAGAggttaaatttccaaaaataagaatacaaaggaaaaagaaatgtacaAAAATTCACATAATGTATAGTGAATGAGCTTTAGATATTCCTGTAGGCAAAAGACACACTGCTTTCTTCATAGGACAGTAGGAGTGAGGGCTAAAAGACCAGCTCAAGAGCTTTTTCTGCATGGAAGTGTCACAACAGCACAAGATGTGAAAGGAAGGAACCGCCAGTCTGCTGCTGGAACACCTCTATGGTGTCTCCGTCCTCCATCTCTAAGCCCTGTGGCGTGTCGTTCTCCGTTATAGGCTGCCCGTCAAATCTGAACCTCACAGTTGTTTGGACAAGTTTCTGCAAAAAGAGATGGATATCtgaattacagtaaaaaaaaaaaaaaaagtgaagaatttACTTTTCCCCATAAAACAACACCATTATGTAACATTATATTACTTGGTTATATATTCAGTATCCACAAATAAGATCTGAATGCAAATGTATtccaaataattttgtatatcatGGCAATGGAGTCTTATGAATGATATGGGGCAGTTTCAGCAATCAGCAAGGCAGTTACACAACACTCTTGCACCAACTCTTGCTGAATGTACTTATCACTTTAATGAGCATCCTCCATCCTCCAGTGTGTTTGGCAATATGTAAGTGGCCAGATACATACAAGACATTTGCCCTGACAAATCAGGTCTTGCAATGCAAAGTACTATACAACCCACTGATTTTAGTTCCCCACCAAGTCAAAGCAAAATCACCCAAAAGTGTTAAAAAACATCTCCATACATTCAATTCAACATCAGCTCAAGAAAGATCTCCGCTTTTCAACTCACCACCCTGCATCTACACCCTTACTTATGCCAAAAATATGAAGGAAACATATTGCTTATGGAAAAATGTGCCTCCAATTGGCCCAAGAAAGACTGGGAAAATGTTGTCATTTCTGATGAGTCAGCCTTAAAGCATTTTTTTGGCATGAAAATGGCCATTTATCAGCCGAGAAGGAGCAACAGGATAGAACCTCAGTATACTTGCAAGACTTTCAAGCCTCCTCCTGGGGTTCTGATGTGGGGTTCCTTCTCCTCAAAAGGTCATGGTGGTTTACATATGTTAGGGAAGAacactacaataaataatatgcatTACATTAAGATCCTAGAGGAAAATGTTAGTAATGCAAATACATGTTGCAGATACACATATCTTTATGCAGGTCATTGCCCTCCTGCATGTGTCAATAGAGGCCATATAGTGCTTCAACAATTCAGTAGACATATCAGATGCTAGGAATTTCACATTAGAACCTAAAAATCTTGTATGCCCCGTAAAAGCTGAGAATATGGTAGGGACAGATTGATTCAGGNNNNNNNNNNNNNNNNNNNNNNNNNNNNNNNNNNNNNNNNNNNNNNNNNNNNNNNNNNNNNNNNNNNNNNNNNNNNNNNNNNNNNNNNNNNNNNNNNNNNNNNNNNNNNNNNNNNNNNNNNNNNNNNNNNNNNNNNNNNNNNNNNNNNNNNNNNNNNNNNNNNNNNNNNNNNNNNNNNNNNNNNNNNNNNNNNNNNNNNNNNNNNNNNNNNNNNNNNNNNNNNNNNNNNNNNNNNNNNNNNNNNNNNNNNNNNNNNNNNNNNNNNNNNNATAAAATCTTTGCGACATGCTGAGGGGATATTCAGAGTAGGCCTGATAAAGCTGGACTGGATCACAGAATTTCGAACTAAAGACTTCATAAAACATAGGGCAGACATGGTGTATATAATAGTTTGTTAAAGGTGGGCCAATGTAGAGTCAAGGCCTCTCCACAACATCCTTTCCCAGTAAGGTGATATTACAGTATGTTACACATTATTTCTCGGCGTAATGACCATGTAAGTACATTTANNNNNNNNNNNNNNNNNNNNNNNNNNNNNNNNNNNNNNNNNNNNNNNNNNNNNNNNNNNNNNNNNNNNNNNNNNNNNNNNNNNNNNNNNNNNNNNNNNNNNNNNNNNNNNNNNNNNNNNNNNNNNNNNNNNNNNNNNNNNNNNNNNNNNNNNNNNNNNNNNNNNNNNNNNNNNNNNNNNNNNNNNNNNNNNNNNNNNNNNNNNNNNNNNNNNNNNNNNNNNNNNNNNNNNNNNNNNNNNNNNNNNNNNNNNNNNNNNNNNNNNNNNNNNNNNNNNNNNNNNNNNNNNNNNNNNNNNNNNNNNNNNNNNNNNNNNNNNNNNNNNNNNNNNNNNNNNNNNNNNNNNNNNNNNNNNNNNNNNNNNNNNNNNNNNNNNNNNNNNNNNNNNNNNNNNNNNNNNNNNNNNNNNNNNNNNNNNNNNNNNNNNNNNNNNNNNNNNNNNNNNNNNNNNNNNNNNNNNNNNNNNNNNNNNNNNNNNNNNNNNNNNNNNNNNNNNNNNNNNNNNNNNNNNNNNNNNNNNNNNNNNNNNNNNNNNNNNNNNNNNNNNNNNNNNNNNNNNNNNNNNNNNNNNNNNNNNNNNNNNNNNNAANNNNNNNNNNNNNNNNNNNNNNNNNNNNNNNNNNNNNNNNNNNNNNNNNNNNNNNNNNNNNNNNNNNNNNNNNNNNNNNNNNNNNNNNNNNNNNNNNNNNNNNNNNNNNNNNNNNNNNNNNNNNNNNNNNNNNNNNNNNNNNNNNNNNNNNNNNNNNNNNNNNNNNNNNNNNNNNNNNNNNNNNNNNNNNNNNNNNNNNNNNNNNNNNNNNNNNNNNNNNNNNNNNNNNNNNNNNNNNNNNNNNNNNNNNNNNNNNNNNNNNNNNNNNNNNNNNNNNNNNNNNNNNNNNNNNNNNNNNNNNNNNNNNNNNNNNNNNNNNNNNNNNNNNNNNNNNNNNNNNNNNNNNNNNNNNNNNNNNNNNNNNNNNNNNNNNNNNNNNNNNNNNNNNNNNNNNNNNNNNNNNNNNNNNNNNNNNNNNNNNNNNNNNNNNNNNNNNNNNNNNNNNNNNNNNNNNNNNNNNNNNNNNNNNNNNNNNNNNNNNNNNNNNNNNNNNNNNNNNNNNNNNNNNNNNNNNNNNNNNNNNNNNNNNNNNNNNNNNNNNNNNNNNNNNNNNNNNNNNNNNNNNNNNNNNNNNNNNNNNNNNNNNNNNNNNNNNNNNNNNNNNNNNNNNNNNNNNNNNNNNNNNNNNNGCCTCTGNNNNNNNNNNNNNNNNNNNNNNNNNNNNNNNNNNNNNNNNNNNNNNNNNNNNNNNNNNNNNNNNNNNNNNNNNNNNNNNNNNNNNNNNNNNNNNNNNNNNNNNNNNNNNNNNNNNNNNNNNNNNNNNNNNNNNNNNNNNNNNNNNNNNNNNNNNNNNNNNNNNNNNNNNNNNNNNNNNNNNNNNNNNNNNNNNNNNNNNNNNNNNNNNNNNNNNNNNNNNNNNNNNNNNNNNNNNNNNNNNNNNNNNNNNNNNNNNNNNNNNNNNNNNNNNNNNNNNNNNNNNNNNNNNNNNNNNNNNNNNNNNNNNNNNNNNNNNNNNNNNNNNNNNNNNNNNNNNNNNNNNNNNNNNNNNNNNNNNNNNNNNNNNNNNNNNNNNNNNNNNNNNNNNNNNNNNNNNNNNNNNNNNNNNNNNNNNNNNNNNNNNNNNNNNNNNNNNNNNNNNNNNNNNNNNNNNNNNNNNNNNNNNNNNNNNNNNNNNNNNNNNNNNNNNNNNNNNNNNNNNNNNNNNNNNNNNNNNNNNNNNNNNNNNNNNNNNNNNNNNNNNNNNNNNNNNNNNNNNNNNNNNNNNNNNNNNNNNNNNNNNNNNNNNNNNNNNNNNNNNNNNNNNNNNNNNNNNNNNNNNNNNNNNNNNNNNNNNNNNNNNNNNNNNNNNNNNNNNNNNNNNNNNNNNNNNNNNNNNNNNNNNNNNNNNNNNNNNNNNNNNNNNNNNNNNNNNNNNNNNNNNNNNNNNNNNNNNNNNNNNNNNNNNNNNNNNNNNNNNNNNNNNNNNNNNNNNNNNNNNNNNNNNNNNNNNNNNNNNNNNNNNNNNNNNNNNNNNNNNNNNNNNNNNNNNNNNNNNNNNNNNNNNNNNNNNNNNNNNNNNNNNNNNNNNNNNNNNNNNNNNNNNNNNNNNNNNNNNNNNNNNNNNNNNNNNNNNNNNNNNNNNNNNNNNNNNNNNNNNNNNNNNNNNNNNNNNNNNNNNNNNNNNNNNNNNNNNNNNNNNNNNNNNNNNNNNNNNNNNNNNNNNNNNNNNNNNNNNNNNNNNNNNNNNNNNNNNNNNNNNNNNNNNNNNNNNNNNNNNNNNNNNNNNNNNNNNNNNNNNNNNNNNNNNNNNNNNNNNNNNNNNNNNNNNNNNNNNNNNNNNNNNNNNNNNNNNNNNNNNNNNNNNNNNNNNNNNNNNNNNNNNNNNNNNNNNNNNNNNNNNNNNNNNNNNNNNNNNNNNNNNNNNNNNNNNNNNNNNNNNNNNNNNNNNNNNNNNNNNNNNNNNNNNNNNNNNNNNNNNNNNNNNNNNNNNNNNNNNNNNNNNNNNNNNNNNNNNNNNNNNNNNNNNNNNNNNNNNNNNNNNNNNNNNNNNNNNNNNNNNNNNNNNNNNNNNNNNNNNNNNNNNNNNNNNNNNNNNNNNNNNNNNNNNNNNNNNNNNNNNNNNNNNNNNNNNNNNNNNNNNNNTATATANNNNNNNNNNNNNNNNNNNNNNNNNNNNNNNNNNNNNNNNNNNNNNNNNNNNNNNNNNNNNNNNNNNNNNNNNNNNNNNNNNNNNNNNNNNNNNNNNNNNNNNNNNNNNNNNNNNNNNNNNNNNNNNNNNNNNNNNNNNNNNNNNNNNNNNNNNNNNNNNNNNNNNNNNNNNNNNNNNNNNNNNNNNNNNNNNNNNNNNNNNNNNNNNNNNNNNNNNNNNNNNNNNNNNNNNNNNNNNNNNNNNNNNNNNNNNNNNNNNNNNNNNNNNNNNNNNNNNNNNNNNNNNNNNNNNNNNNNNNNNNNNNNNNNNNNNNNNNNNNNNNNNNNNNNNNNNNNNNNNNNNNNNNNNNNNNNNNNNNNNNNNNNNNNNNNNNNNNNNNNNNNNNNNNNNNNNNNNNNNNNNNNNNNNNNNNNNNNNNNNNNNNNNNGACATGGGGTTAAAAGGCAATCATAAACCTTCATAAGAGTTTGAATACAAGGTCCTACAAGATCAGACATCATGATTTGCAATTAAtccagagggaagaagaaaaaaaattgaaagttacAGTGAAAATCTTCCTGGACAAACAACCCCCAAAGCAGTACTCAAAAATCAGGAGAACCATCAACCTCTAGAAAAGCTAAAAGTAATGCTTCTGGATAATTTGAAATACTTGCATTTTTTGTGAATATCCCACACTCAAATAAAACCCCTTTGCTTGCCAAGACCGTCACTCAATAGGGGTTTTTACATCAAGGTCTTCATGTTgtagaacaaaatttttttgtgcatcttccataaaataattgttatactCCACAGTCTATACTGAAAAATATTTTGGTCCATAATGAATTTCCATATATTTATTGTACTGGGACCAAACTATTTtcaatttaaaagtatttttgtcTGGGTAGGTCCTGAATTGTATTTCATAAAACTCTATTCAAACTTACCAGAAAACTAGCATACTGATCTACCATATGTTTTCTTTATGCTTAATACCTGGTATGCCTTAGGGACCCCTTGAAGGGTACCTAAGGCATACCAAGCCACTCCTTTGATGTTCTTGGAGGGTTTTACCTCAAcagatttaccaaaaaaaaaaattatttgcggTCTTTTCAAAAATGGTTACAAAGTatcttgtgtatgtgtttatatatgtaaacatgcccTTACTTTTATGCAAATTTATGACTACC
This window harbors:
- the LOC119585856 gene encoding small ubiquitin-related modifier 3-like; amino-acid sequence: MSEEAKKEEKPSEHINLKVVGQDGQVVHFKIKKHTCLKKLINAYCERSKLVQTTVRFRFDGQPITENDTPQGLEMEDGDTIEVFQQQTGGSFLSHLVLL